Proteins encoded together in one Miscanthus floridulus cultivar M001 chromosome 16, ASM1932011v1, whole genome shotgun sequence window:
- the LOC136510777 gene encoding uncharacterized protein, producing MAEPTIGDLTKLIGDLSKNMAAMQQQIKLDFPKFDGKSDPLAFLNRCESYFHQQRIAAEEQVWMASYNLEGGAQMWYLQVQTDEGTPSWRRFSELLNLRYGPPIRSNPMAELMECKRTSTVAEYQDRFESLLPHVGLLDER from the exons ATGGCCGAGCCCACCATTGGCGATCTGACCAAACTCATCGGGGACCTCTCCAAGAACATGGCGGCGATGCAACAGCAGATC AAGCTGGACTTTCCAAAGTTTGACGGCAAGTCCGATCCACTCGCCTTCCTCAACCGATGCGAGTCATACTTCCATCAACAGCGGATCGCGGCCGAAGAACAAGTTTGGATGGCTTCTTACAATCTGGAGGGAGGAGCCCAGATGTGGTACCTGCAAGTCCAAACCGATGAGGGCACGCCGTCCTGGCGGCGATTCTCCGAGCTGCTCAATCTCCGTTACGGGCCTCCGATCCGCTCCAACCCGATGGCCGAGCTGATGGAGTGCAAACGCACCTCGACGGTGGCGGAGTACCAGGATCGCTTCGAGTCTCTGCTTCCACACGTCGGGCTGCTCGACGAGCGCTAG
- the LOC136512831 gene encoding pentatricopeptide repeat-containing protein At1g20230-like: MSHSSSLHHFLRHVSIPPDPHLLPTAFKSCPTLPLARALHAAAEVTGLVRDPFVASSLLHAYLRLGTTANARGVFDGMPRPQRTVVGWSALVAAHAARGDAEGAWRLLEEMRWDGGVEPNVITWNGLVSGLNRSGRARDAVVALVRMHGEGLLRPDATGVSCALSALGDVGLVSVGEQLHGYSVKAGCRVDACVVTALIDMYGKCGRAAEIVRVFDESSHVDVASCNALIAGLSRNTQVSEALRLFREFVGRGLELNVVSWTSIVACCVQNGKDLEAVELFREMQAQGIEPNSVTIPCVLPAFANVAALTHGRSAHSFALRKGVLHDVYVSSALVDMYAKCGRVKDARIIFDAMSSRNVVSWNVMIGGYAMHGEAVNAVRLFHSMLVCKQKPDMVTFTCVLAACTQAGLTEEGRHYFKEMHAEYGVSPRMEHYACMVTLLGRAGKLDEAYDLISDMPFEPDGCIWGSLLGSCRVHGNVDLAEVAAEKLFRLEPENAGNYVLLSNIYAYKKMWDGVNRVREMMKDVGLKKEKGCSWIEIKNKVHMLLAGDDSHPMMTAIIEKLKQLNVEMRKLGFVPSTDFVLHDVEEQEKDDILAVHSEKLAVALGLISTSPGTTLRVIKNLRICGNCHEAMKFISSFEGREISVRDTNRFHHFRGGKCSCGDYW; this comes from the coding sequence ATGTCCCATTCCAGCtccctccaccacttcctccgcCACGTTTCCATCCCTCCGGACCCGCACCTCCTCCCCACCGCGTTCAAGTCATGCCCGACGCTGCCGCTCGCTCGCGCtctccacgccgccgccgaggtcaCCGGCCTCGTGCGGGACCCCTTCGTCGCCTCCTCGCTCCTTCATGCCTACCTCCGCCTCGGCACCACGGCCAACGCGCGCGGCGTGTTCGACGGAATGCCGCGCCCGCAGAGGACCGTCGTCGGTTGGAGCGCGCTGGTCGCGGCGCACGCGGCGCGCGGGGACGCCGAGGGCGCCTGGCGCCTACTCGAGGAGATGCGGTGGGACGGCGGCGTGGAGCCGAACGTCATCACCTGGAACGGGCTCGTGTCTGGGCTCAACCGCAGCGGGCGTGCCCGGGACGCGGTCGTGGCGCTCGTGAGGATGCACGGGGAAGGGCTCCTGCGTCCTGATGCCACGGGCGTCTCGTGCGCGCTCTCTGCCCTTGGCGACGTGGGTTTGGTTTCGGTGGGCGAACAGCTGCACGGATACTCAGTGAAGGCAGGTTGCAGGGTGGACGCCTGTGTGGTCACCGCCCTCATCGATATGTATGGAAAGTGCGGGCGGGCCGCGGAGATTGTCCGGGTGTTTGATGAGTCTAGCCACGTGGATGTTGCTTCTTGCAATGCCCTCATCGCGGGGCTATCTCGGAACACGCAAGTCTCTGAGGCACTAAGGTTGTTCAGGGAGTTTGTTGGCCGGGGACTTGAGCTGAATGTCGTGTCCTGGACCTCGATTGTTGCTTGTTGTGTGCAGAACGGTAAGGATTTGGAGGCTGTGGAACTTTTCAGGGAGATGCAGGCACAAGGGATTGAACCAAACTCTGTCACGATCCCTTGTGTGCTGCCAGCGTTTGCCAATGTTGCAGCTCTGACACATGGGAGGTCAGCGCACAGTTTTGCTCTCAGGAAGGGCGTTCTGCATGATGTTTATGTGAGCAGTGCGTTGGTGGACATGTATGCAAAGTGCGGCAGGGTTAAGGATGCGAGAATAATATTTGACGCAATGTCATCTCGGAATGTGGTGTCATGGAATGTGATGATCGGTGGCTATGCTATGCATGGAGAGGCTGTGAATGCAGTTCGGTTGTTTCACTCAATGCTGGTGTGCAAACAGAAGCCTGACATGGTCACCTTCACCTGCGTGCTTGCTGCTTGTACCCAAGCCGGCCTGACAGAGGAAGGGCGTCACTATTTCAAAGAAATGCATGCTGAATATGGTGTTTCTCCGAGGATGGAACATTATGCATGTATGGTTACTCTTCTAGGACGTGCTGGCAAGCTTGACGAGGCATATGATCTCATAAGTGATATGCCATTTgaaccagatggatgtatttgGGGTTCGTTATTAGGCTCTTGCCGCGTTCATGGCAATGTGGATCTGGCTGAGGTTGCAGCAGAAAAGCTCTTTCGTCTAGAGCCAGAAAATGCTGGTAATTATGTCCTGCTTTCTAACATTTATGCTTATAAGAAAATGTGGGATGGGGTTAATAGAGTTAGAGAGATGATGAAGGATGTAGGCTTGAAGAAGGAAAAGGGCTGTAGCTGGATCGAGATTAAGAACAAGGTGCATATGTTGTTGGCTGGTGATGATTCACACCCTATGATGACTGCGATAATTGAGAAACTAAAGCAGCTTAATGTTGAGATGAGGAAGCTAGGCTTTGTGCCAAGCACAGATTTTGTCCTACATGATGTGGAGGAACAAGAGAAAGATGATATCCTTGCTGTTCACAGTGAGAAGCTAGCTGTCGCTTTGGGACTCATAAGCACTAGCCCAGGCACAACCcttcgggtgataaagaacctcCGAATTTGTGGCAACTGCCATGAGGCAATGAAATTTATATCATCTTTTGAGGGGAGGGAGATATCTGTTAGAGATACCAACAGGTTCCATCACTTTAGGGGTGGAAAATGTTCCTGTGGGGATTATTGGTGA